A portion of the Bacteroides faecium genome contains these proteins:
- a CDS encoding radical SAM protein — MTIIFPSPIFGPVHSRRLGVSLGINLLPDDGKVCSFDCIYCECGFNAEHRTKKLLPTREEVRTALEEKLKDMQANGPAPDVLTFAGNGEPTAHPHFPEIIEDTLALRDTYFPKAKVSVLSNSTFIDRPAVFDALNKIDNNILKLDTVDEEYIHQLDRPNGKYSVKKVIEKMKEFKGNCIVQTMFLKGGYQGKDMDNTSDKYVLPWIEAVKEIAPRQVMIYTIDRETPDHDLQKATHEELDRIVALLEKEGISATASY; from the coding sequence ATGACTATTATTTTTCCTTCACCCATCTTCGGCCCTGTTCATTCCCGCCGCTTGGGTGTTTCTTTGGGAATTAACTTACTACCGGATGACGGTAAAGTTTGTTCATTCGACTGCATTTACTGCGAATGTGGTTTCAATGCCGAACATCGTACGAAGAAACTTCTTCCTACCCGTGAAGAAGTCCGCACAGCTCTTGAAGAGAAACTGAAAGATATGCAGGCCAATGGTCCTGCCCCTGATGTACTGACATTTGCCGGAAACGGTGAGCCGACTGCGCATCCCCATTTCCCGGAAATCATAGAAGATACGCTTGCACTCCGTGATACCTATTTTCCGAAAGCGAAAGTGAGTGTATTAAGCAATTCTACGTTTATCGACCGTCCCGCTGTCTTTGATGCACTGAATAAGATTGATAATAATATTCTGAAATTGGATACGGTGGACGAAGAATATATCCATCAATTAGACCGTCCGAACGGAAAATATTCCGTGAAGAAGGTTATTGAGAAAATGAAAGAATTCAAGGGAAACTGTATCGTACAAACAATGTTCCTGAAAGGTGGTTATCAGGGAAAAGATATGGATAATACATCTGATAAATATGTACTTCCCTGGATAGAAGCAGTCAAAGAAATTGCTCCTAGACAAGTGATGATATATACGATTGACCGTGAAACGCCCGACCATGATTTGCAGAAAGCTACTCATGAAGAATTAGACCGGATTGTCGCTTTACTGGAAAAAGAGGGTATTTCGGCAACAGCTTCTTATTAG